Proteins encoded within one genomic window of Deltaproteobacteria bacterium:
- a CDS encoding adenylosuccinate synthase: MPATVIIGTQWGDEGKGKVVDLLAADADVVVRFHGGNNAGHTLVVNGEKTVLNLVPAGVLHPGRICMLGPGVVIDPEVLVGEIEALRRRGYLAEDRWLRVSEQAHLIMPYHRAIDRARERLRGAGSIGTTGRGIGPAYEDKMARSGIRVGDLFDETGFRAALERNLREKNTYLQALLGEPPLAFDAILERYAGFREPLRPFVTDTGAELRAALAAGRRVLLEGAQGMMLDVDHGTYPFVTSSSCVAGAAAAGAGLPPRAIDRVVGIAKAYTTRVGGGPFPTELTDALGERLRADGDEYGATTGRPRRCGWFDAVVVRQAAALSGVDGLAVTKLDVLTGIDPLRLCTAYELGGRRLALPPASGGAWERVVPQYDELPGWREPLGGARALADLPGNARRYLERLAALVGVPVALLSVGAQRDQTIRLAAPF; encoded by the coding sequence ATGCCCGCCACCGTCATCATCGGCACGCAGTGGGGCGACGAGGGGAAGGGGAAGGTCGTCGACCTCCTCGCTGCCGACGCCGACGTCGTGGTCCGCTTCCACGGCGGCAACAACGCCGGGCACACGCTGGTGGTGAACGGCGAGAAGACCGTCCTGAACCTCGTTCCCGCCGGCGTGCTCCACCCGGGCCGCATCTGCATGCTCGGGCCGGGGGTGGTGATCGACCCCGAGGTGCTGGTGGGCGAGATCGAAGCGCTGCGCAGGCGGGGCTACCTGGCCGAGGACCGCTGGCTGCGCGTCAGCGAGCAGGCGCACCTCATCATGCCCTACCATCGCGCCATCGACCGGGCGCGCGAGCGGCTGCGCGGGGCGGGAAGCATCGGCACCACCGGGCGCGGCATCGGTCCCGCCTACGAGGACAAGATGGCGCGCAGCGGCATCCGCGTCGGCGACCTGTTCGACGAGACGGGCTTCCGCGCGGCCCTCGAGCGCAACCTGCGCGAGAAGAACACCTACCTCCAGGCGCTCCTCGGCGAGCCGCCGCTCGCCTTCGACGCCATCCTCGAGCGCTACGCGGGCTTCCGCGAGCCGCTCCGCCCGTTCGTCACCGACACGGGGGCCGAGCTGCGCGCGGCGCTCGCCGCCGGGCGGCGCGTGCTCCTCGAAGGTGCGCAGGGCATGATGCTCGACGTCGACCACGGCACCTATCCGTTCGTCACCTCGTCGAGCTGCGTGGCGGGCGCCGCGGCCGCCGGCGCGGGCCTCCCGCCGCGCGCCATCGACCGCGTCGTCGGCATCGCCAAGGCCTACACCACGCGCGTCGGGGGCGGGCCCTTCCCGACCGAGCTGACCGACGCGCTCGGCGAGCGGCTGCGCGCCGACGGCGACGAGTACGGTGCGACCACCGGGCGTCCGCGGCGCTGCGGCTGGTTCGACGCGGTGGTCGTCCGCCAGGCGGCCGCGCTCTCCGGCGTCGACGGCCTCGCGGTCACCAAGCTCGACGTGCTGACCGGTATCGACCCGCTGCGCCTGTGCACCGCCTACGAGCTGGGCGGGCGCCGCCTCGCGCTGCCGCCCGCAAGCGGGGGCGCGTGGGAGCGCGTCGTGCCGCAGTACGACGAGCTGCCTGGTTGGCGTGAGCCGCTCGGCGGGGCGCGCGCGCTCGCCGACCTGCCGGGCAACGCGCGGCGGTACCTCGAGCGGCTCGCGGCGCTGGTCGGCGTGCCGGTCGCGCTCCTCTCGGTCGGCGCGCAGCGCGACCAGACGATCCGCCTGGCCGCGCCCTTCTGA
- a CDS encoding acyl carrier protein, producing the protein MLQALLEPRVRCLVADTLGVGIDELGVEVSLTDDLAADSLDLAELAARLEADLGLVMPDRVVDHLRTYGDLVRAATAAARERRTALGRVDALPVQVWAHLVSPRGQLVRAELLTPYAAQTIAEDALRAGPGARLEITVPEDASDADLAGVRAEFAWLADHGLALRIGRAHRPDAPSSAAA; encoded by the coding sequence ATGCTGCAGGCCCTTCTCGAGCCGCGCGTCCGTTGCCTGGTGGCCGACACCCTCGGCGTGGGAATCGACGAGCTCGGGGTCGAGGTGTCCCTGACCGACGACCTCGCCGCCGACTCGCTCGATCTGGCCGAGCTCGCCGCCCGGCTCGAAGCCGATCTCGGCCTGGTCATGCCGGACCGCGTGGTCGATCACCTGCGCACCTACGGCGACCTGGTGCGGGCCGCGACGGCAGCGGCCCGGGAGCGGCGCACGGCCCTGGGGCGCGTCGACGCCTTGCCGGTGCAGGTCTGGGCCCACCTGGTCTCGCCGCGCGGCCAGCTCGTGCGCGCGGAACTCCTGACGCCGTATGCCGCCCAGACGATCGCGGAGGACGCGCTCCGTGCGGGCCCTGGGGCGCGGCTCGAGATCACCGTCCCGGAGGACGCCAGCGACGCCGATTTGGCGGGCGTGCGCGCCGAGTTCGCCTGGCTCGCCGACCACGGCCTGGCGCTGCGCATCGGCCGCGCCCACCGACCCGACGCCCCCTCGAGCGCAGCCGCGTAA
- a CDS encoding phosphoglycerate dehydrogenase translates to MAYRVLLTDPLGPEGLARLREQPELAIEARPGLSPAELRDAVRGFHALIIRSGTRVTADVLAQADALRVIGRAGIGVDNVDVAAATKKGIVVMNTPGGSNVTTAEHAITLLLAVARNVPQAAAGVRAGRWEREKWLGTEVCNKVLGIIGLGNIGAIVAERAHGLRMKVIASDPFVTHEVAARLRVELVSLDELYARADFITIHTPLTPETRGLIGPSTIARMKRGVRIVNCARGGIVDEAALAAAIQAGHVAGAALDVLEKEPPPAGHPLLRLEQVICTPHLGASTGEAQVNVAVAIAQQVADFLCRGIIQNAVNVPSLSPEVLQVLRPYLLLAEKLGALQAQLSPEPPLEVTVQASGEVAERELRSLAAAVLRGLLGQLLESGVNYVNAPAIARERGIRVIEARAPQTSDYLNALSVQARTASRTIAVEGAVFGADTVRVTKIDGFRMEAVPEGHILMLHNRDVPGVVGRVGTLLGERGINIAGLELGRERVGGMAISLIHVDEPVPDDVLAALRTLPQIVSAQQLRL, encoded by the coding sequence ATGGCCTACCGGGTCCTCCTGACCGACCCGCTCGGCCCCGAGGGGCTGGCGCGGCTCCGCGAGCAGCCCGAGCTGGCGATCGAGGCGCGCCCCGGCCTCTCGCCGGCGGAGCTGAGGGACGCCGTGCGCGGCTTCCACGCCCTCATCATCCGGAGCGGCACCCGGGTGACGGCCGACGTGCTCGCGCAGGCCGACGCGCTGCGCGTGATCGGCCGGGCGGGTATCGGCGTCGACAACGTCGACGTCGCCGCCGCCACCAAGAAGGGCATCGTGGTCATGAACACGCCCGGCGGCTCCAACGTGACCACCGCCGAGCACGCGATCACGCTGCTCCTCGCCGTGGCGCGCAACGTCCCGCAGGCCGCGGCCGGCGTGCGCGCCGGGCGCTGGGAGCGCGAGAAGTGGCTCGGCACCGAGGTCTGCAACAAGGTGCTCGGCATCATCGGCCTCGGCAACATCGGCGCGATCGTCGCCGAGCGGGCCCACGGGCTGCGCATGAAGGTGATCGCCTCCGACCCCTTCGTCACGCACGAGGTCGCGGCGCGCCTGCGCGTCGAGCTGGTCTCGCTCGACGAGCTCTACGCCCGCGCCGATTTCATCACCATCCACACCCCGCTCACGCCCGAGACGCGCGGGCTCATCGGCCCGAGCACGATCGCGCGCATGAAGCGCGGCGTACGCATCGTCAACTGCGCGCGCGGCGGCATCGTCGACGAGGCGGCGCTCGCCGCGGCCATCCAGGCCGGCCACGTGGCCGGCGCGGCCCTCGACGTGCTCGAGAAGGAGCCGCCACCCGCCGGCCATCCGCTCCTCCGGCTCGAGCAGGTGATCTGCACGCCGCACCTGGGGGCCTCGACCGGCGAGGCGCAGGTGAACGTCGCGGTCGCCATCGCGCAGCAGGTCGCCGACTTCCTCTGCCGCGGCATCATCCAGAACGCGGTCAACGTTCCCTCGCTCTCCCCCGAGGTCCTGCAGGTGCTGCGCCCGTATCTGCTGCTGGCCGAGAAGCTGGGCGCCTTGCAGGCCCAGCTTTCGCCGGAACCGCCGCTCGAGGTGACCGTGCAGGCGAGCGGTGAGGTGGCCGAGCGCGAGCTCCGCTCGCTGGCGGCGGCCGTGCTGCGCGGGCTCCTCGGGCAGCTCCTCGAGTCGGGCGTCAACTACGTGAACGCGCCGGCGATCGCTCGCGAGCGCGGCATCCGGGTGATCGAGGCGCGCGCGCCGCAGACGAGCGACTACCTGAACGCGCTCTCGGTCCAGGCGCGCACCGCCTCGCGCACGATCGCGGTCGAGGGCGCGGTGTTCGGCGCCGACACGGTGCGCGTCACCAAGATCGACGGGTTCCGCATGGAGGCGGTGCCCGAGGGCCACATCCTGATGCTCCACAACCGTGACGTGCCGGGCGTGGTGGGACGCGTCGGCACGCTCCTCGGCGAGCGCGGCATCAATATCGCCGGCCTCGAGCTCGGCCGCGAGCGGGTGGGCGGCATGGCGATCTCGCTGATCCACGTCGACGAGCCGGTGCCGGACGACGTGCTCGCCGCGCTGCGCACGCTGCCGCAGATCGTCTCGGCGCAGCAGCTCCGCCTCTAG